The sequence TCGTTTACGACGACGAGCTCGAAACCATGCGCGAGATTTGCGATGCGGCGAAGGAGGCCAGGTTGGACGCGGTGATTGCATCTGACATTTCGTGCATCGAGTATGCGAGAAGCATTGGTCTTGAGGTTCACATCTCTGTTCAAGCGAACATTTCCAACGTTTCCGCCGTCCAATATTTCAGCCGCTATGCGGATGTGATGGTGCTGGCGCGCGAACTGACGCTGGAGCAGATCAAGGCGATTTCGGATGCCATCCGGGAACAGGACATTCGCGGGCCGAAAGGGGAGCTGGTGCAGATCGAGCTGTTTGCCCATGGCGCGCTATGCGTGGCCATCTCCGGCAAATGCTACATGAGCCTGGGCTGTTACAACCAGTCGGCCAACCGCGGGGCCTGTTTCCAGAACTGCCGCCGCGCCTACCGGCTCACCGATGTCGAAACCGGCGACGAACTGGAAGTCCAGAACCAGTACATCATGTCGCCGAAGGATCTCTGCACCCTGCCGCACCTCGACAAGCTGGCCGAGGCCGGCGTGGGGGTCTACAAGCTCGAAGGCCGCGCCCGCACCCCGCAATATGTCGGCACCGTCACCAAGGCCTACCGCGCCGGCCTCGATGCCATCGAGGCCGGCTCGTTCGATCCCCGCAATTTTGATCCGCTCGAAGCCGGATTGGCCGACGTGTTCAACCGCGGCTTCTGGGACGGTGGCTACTATTGCGGCGAAAAAATGGGGGAGTGGGCGGCATCCGGCCATTCGCAGGCCACCGTCAAGCGCATCGAGCTCGGCACCGTCTCGAACTATTTCGCCAAGATCGGCGTCGTTGAATTCACCCTCTGGCAGCAGG is a genomic window of Pontiella desulfatans containing:
- a CDS encoding peptidase U32 family protein; this translates as MKNKPSKYELMAPAGSYASLSSAIRAGADSVYFGVDKLNMRSRAASPFSLGDLRRIARICRWCGVKSYLALNVIVYDDELETMREICDAAKEARLDAVIASDISCIEYARSIGLEVHISVQANISNVSAVQYFSRYADVMVLARELTLEQIKAISDAIREQDIRGPKGELVQIELFAHGALCVAISGKCYMSLGCYNQSANRGACFQNCRRAYRLTDVETGDELEVQNQYIMSPKDLCTLPHLDKLAEAGVGVYKLEGRARTPQYVGTVTKAYRAGLDAIEAGSFDPRNFDPLEAGLADVFNRGFWDGGYYCGEKMGEWAASGHSQATVKRIELGTVSNYFAKIGVVEFTLWQQELLPGCEILVEGPTTGAVQTHVEALRVDGQPADRAVKNDKVTIALPEKARRQDKVFLLQPVE